The following proteins come from a genomic window of Allocoleopsis franciscana PCC 7113:
- the cas1 gene encoding CRISPR-associated endonuclease Cas1, producing MDFPLEDLIAAWRQVRRGSRSAGIDGITTDLFAGVAKEQLYSLQRQLQQEHYAAHPALGFYLRKTRGGKRLIGIPVVLDRIVQRLLLEELYLPLEDTFLDCSYAYRPGRGIQMAVQHLESYYQFQPTWVIKADIAQFFDNLCHALLFTHLEQLQLEPIVLQLIEQQLKAGIVIKGQRLFPQKGVLQGAVLSGALANLYLTEFDRQCLSHGLNLVRYGDDFVVVAPDWIQANRALEQITTGLAQLYLTLQPEKTKIFAPDEEFTFLGYQFAGGTVTAPPPVVNEDSEAFSESGSPSRRKTRQPPKLKSRPPKTCNIVKRSQFPIADLDHYWKEPMTTLYITDQGAYLKVEHQQFVVFYQGELRCKVPVNRVSHIVLFGCCNLSHGAVSLALRRRIPVLYLSQKGRYFGRLQTEGQAEVEYLVRQVQCALDPDFTRRQAKSIVLGKLHNSRILLMRLNRRVKSEKAAKAIDSLALLMLDVPDAESIEVLLGYEGHGSHLYFQALGTLFKEPFVFEKRTKRPPTDPVNSLLSLGYTLLSQNMYSMVQTVGLHPHFGNLHVPRNNHPALVSDLMEEFRALLVDSLVAYLVNSKIFVLEDFTPPDERGGVYLFPDALKKYLKHWEERLQSKMTHPHTGYKVSNRRCLELQVWEYIACLMGEQEIYRPMTWKM from the coding sequence ATGGACTTTCCCTTAGAAGATTTAATCGCCGCTTGGCGGCAAGTACGTCGAGGGAGTCGCAGTGCAGGAATTGATGGAATTACCACAGACTTGTTTGCCGGCGTTGCTAAAGAACAGTTGTATTCTTTACAGCGCCAACTGCAACAGGAACACTACGCTGCCCATCCCGCACTGGGATTTTACCTACGCAAAACCAGGGGAGGCAAGCGGTTAATTGGCATTCCCGTCGTCCTCGACAGAATTGTCCAACGCTTGTTACTCGAAGAACTTTATCTCCCCTTAGAAGATACCTTTCTCGATTGCAGTTACGCCTATCGTCCCGGACGAGGAATTCAGATGGCGGTGCAACATCTGGAATCTTACTACCAATTCCAACCCACTTGGGTGATTAAAGCAGATATTGCCCAATTTTTTGACAATCTCTGCCATGCCTTGTTGTTCACCCATTTAGAACAGTTGCAGCTTGAACCCATTGTCCTGCAATTGATTGAACAGCAACTCAAAGCCGGAATTGTCATTAAAGGTCAACGCCTTTTTCCTCAAAAAGGCGTATTACAAGGAGCAGTACTTTCCGGTGCATTAGCCAATTTGTATCTCACGGAATTTGACCGACAATGCCTGAGTCACGGCCTTAATTTAGTGCGTTATGGCGATGATTTTGTTGTGGTTGCTCCCGACTGGATACAAGCCAATCGCGCTTTAGAACAAATTACCACTGGCTTGGCGCAACTGTACTTAACTCTGCAACCGGAAAAGACAAAGATTTTTGCTCCGGATGAGGAGTTTACCTTTTTGGGCTATCAGTTTGCCGGGGGAACTGTAACCGCACCCCCCCCTGTGGTGAACGAAGATAGCGAAGCCTTTTCCGAGTCGGGAAGTCCCTCTCGCCGGAAAACTCGGCAACCGCCCAAACTCAAATCCCGACCTCCCAAAACTTGCAACATCGTTAAACGGTCCCAATTTCCCATTGCTGATTTAGACCATTATTGGAAGGAACCGATGACCACACTTTATATTACTGACCAAGGGGCGTATTTAAAGGTAGAACACCAGCAGTTTGTGGTGTTTTATCAAGGTGAACTGCGCTGCAAAGTTCCCGTGAATCGAGTGAGCCATATTGTACTGTTTGGTTGCTGCAATTTATCGCACGGGGCGGTAAGTTTAGCGTTGCGGCGACGGATTCCAGTGCTGTACCTGTCCCAGAAGGGGCGCTATTTCGGACGATTGCAAACTGAAGGACAGGCGGAGGTGGAGTATCTGGTGCGTCAGGTGCAGTGCGCCCTCGACCCAGACTTTACCAGGCGGCAGGCAAAAAGTATCGTGTTGGGGAAGTTGCACAATTCCCGAATTCTGTTGATGCGGTTGAACCGTCGCGTTAAGTCGGAAAAGGCGGCAAAGGCGATTGATAGCTTGGCGCTGCTGATGTTGGATGTGCCGGATGCCGAGTCGATTGAGGTGTTGCTGGGATATGAGGGACACGGTTCCCATCTGTATTTTCAAGCGCTGGGGACGTTGTTTAAAGAACCCTTTGTGTTTGAAAAGCGCACCAAGCGTCCACCCACTGACCCGGTGAATAGTTTACTCAGTTTGGGGTACACGCTGCTAAGTCAGAATATGTATTCGATGGTGCAGACGGTGGGGTTGCATCCTCACTTTGGGAATTTGCACGTCCCCCGCAACAATCACCCAGCGTTGGTGAGTGATTTGATGGAGGAATTTCGGGCGCTGTTGGTGGATTCGCTGGTGGCTTATTTGGTGAATTCTAAGATTTTTGTCTTGGAAGATTTTACACCACCGGATGAGCGGGGTGGGGTGTATCTCTTTCCGGATGCTTTGAAGAAGTATCTCAAGCATTGGGAGGAGAGGTTGCAAAGTAAGATGACGCACCCTCATACGGGATACAAGGTGAGTAACCGTCGCTGTTTGGAGTTGCAGGTGTGGGAATATATCGCCTGTTTGATGGGGGAACAGGAGATTTATCGACCGATGACTTGGAAGATGTAA
- the cas1 gene encoding CRISPR-associated endonuclease Cas1 encodes MNNLYITGTESYLKVQDQHLLVFHPHKPCCKVAINQVNNLVLIGYCKRSDKAIYFALSRCIPVLFLDDKGNYFGRIETEERRRVKYLAHQLKRAKDLEFTRAIAESIVRAKLHNSCTLLRHFSHCHPTKATQTTLDAMALLLDDLPLADSVDVLREYGQTATKLYFQSLGCLFAGALNFDQPIQHQPTHPINSLLNLGYTLLNQNIYALLQAVGLHSHFGNLHIHRDHHPALVADFMEEFSALLVDALVVDLVILQLFTPADFTLPDARGGVYLYPNAINKFIQYWEKTLQSEVNHLYAGTVNYQQCLEWQVQEYVACLLGEREFYRPFLSKK; translated from the coding sequence ATGAACAACCTTTACATCACTGGCACTGAGTCGTATCTAAAAGTCCAAGACCAACATTTACTGGTTTTTCACCCCCATAAACCCTGCTGCAAAGTAGCAATCAATCAGGTCAACAATCTTGTTCTCATTGGCTACTGTAAGCGGTCTGATAAAGCCATATATTTCGCTTTATCCCGATGCATTCCTGTACTGTTCCTTGATGATAAAGGCAATTATTTCGGACGCATCGAGACGGAAGAACGGCGTCGAGTGAAATACTTAGCCCACCAACTCAAACGTGCAAAAGACCTTGAATTTACAAGAGCAATAGCAGAGAGTATCGTCCGAGCCAAATTGCATAATTCCTGCACTTTGCTGCGGCACTTTTCTCATTGCCATCCGACAAAAGCGACTCAAACAACTCTTGATGCTATGGCGCTGTTGTTGGATGATTTACCCCTTGCCGATTCAGTGGACGTGCTGCGGGAATATGGGCAAACAGCAACAAAACTCTACTTTCAATCTTTGGGTTGTTTGTTCGCTGGAGCGCTCAATTTTGACCAACCAATTCAACACCAACCGACTCACCCCATCAACAGCCTGTTGAATTTAGGTTACACCCTGTTGAATCAGAATATTTATGCCCTGCTGCAAGCTGTAGGGTTGCACTCTCATTTTGGCAATTTGCACATTCATCGCGACCATCATCCCGCCTTAGTCGCTGATTTTATGGAAGAATTTAGCGCCTTGTTGGTGGATGCTCTGGTGGTGGATTTGGTAATTCTTCAGCTATTTACCCCAGCGGATTTTACCTTACCCGATGCGCGAGGTGGAGTGTATCTCTATCCCAATGCCATCAATAAATTCATCCAGTATTGGGAGAAGACGTTGCAGAGTGAGGTGAATCATTTGTACGCCGGAACTGTGAACTATCAGCAGTGCTTGGAATGGCAAGTGCAGGAGTATGTTGCTTGCTTGCTCGGCGAACGGGAATTTTATCGACCGTTTTTAAGTAAAAAGTAA
- the cas6 gene encoding CRISPR-associated endoribonuclease Cas6 has product MAQRSLKKDQAGEPNLTWPSSTELVGLVFEVIPQKAATLYPEYTKTLHAWFLDQVRSHDPQLSASLHDDESKKPFTISGLDGKMDTTTGGQLQLLSDQTYYWTVTAFSPTVVQWLGHWLEHLPPAIELRYAPLQIQSVAFALPPTTYAQLYQAEIAKTLTLSFLTPTSFRRKGHHLPLPWPVNVFHSYLRRWNEFSGMPSDDEAFLAWVDESVLISRHQLESVKVAAGKQGKVTGFLGAVEYSLTSEATKQRHFQRLFTALGQLAPYCGTGHKTTFGLGQTRLGWLSKPNSIETLLAQALLAKRVEELTDVLMQGQKRTGGDRAIKVCQTQATILARQEAGESLIAIAQDLDMPYETVKTYVKRARHRLKSEELA; this is encoded by the coding sequence ATGGCGCAACGTTCCCTTAAAAAAGACCAAGCAGGAGAACCGAACCTCACCTGGCCAAGCTCAACCGAACTGGTGGGTTTGGTGTTTGAGGTCATCCCCCAAAAGGCTGCAACGCTTTATCCCGAATATACCAAGACTCTCCACGCCTGGTTTTTAGACCAGGTGCGATCGCATGACCCCCAACTCTCCGCCTCCCTCCACGATGATGAGTCGAAAAAGCCCTTCACCATTTCTGGGTTAGACGGAAAAATGGATACAACAACCGGGGGGCAGCTACAGCTTCTTTCTGACCAGACTTATTACTGGACGGTTACAGCCTTCTCTCCAACTGTGGTGCAGTGGTTGGGGCATTGGTTGGAACATTTACCGCCAGCGATTGAACTGCGGTATGCTCCGTTGCAAATTCAGTCCGTTGCTTTTGCCCTCCCACCGACAACTTATGCTCAACTCTACCAGGCTGAAATCGCCAAGACTCTAACTCTGAGCTTTCTTACCCCCACCAGTTTTCGCCGCAAGGGTCATCATCTGCCGTTGCCTTGGCCGGTGAATGTGTTTCACAGCTACTTGCGCCGTTGGAATGAGTTTTCAGGGATGCCCTCTGATGACGAAGCGTTTCTGGCGTGGGTGGATGAGTCGGTGCTGATTAGTCGCCATCAGTTGGAGTCGGTGAAGGTGGCAGCGGGGAAGCAGGGGAAGGTAACGGGGTTTTTGGGGGCAGTTGAGTATAGCTTGACGAGTGAGGCGACTAAGCAACGGCATTTTCAACGGCTATTTACAGCGCTAGGTCAACTCGCACCTTACTGCGGTACGGGTCACAAAACTACATTTGGTTTAGGACAAACGCGCTTGGGGTGGTTGTCGAAGCCAAATTCGATTGAGACGCTGCTGGCGCAAGCGCTGCTGGCAAAGCGTGTTGAGGAGCTAACGGACGTTTTGATGCAAGGTCAAAAACGCACAGGGGGCGATCGCGCGATTAAGGTTTGCCAGACTCAAGCGACGATTTTGGCTAGGCAAGAGGCCGGGGAATCGTTGATTGCGATCGCGCAAGACCTAGATATGCCCTATGAGACAGTAAAAACTTATGTAAAAAGAGCACGTCACCGCTTGAAGTCTGAAGAGTTGGCGTAA
- a CDS encoding RAMP superfamily CRISPR-associated protein codes for MHKRFVNQCTIDLTLVPCGPILIKSGKEGADPTKPDMEFVETYHAGGRSIYLPGSSLKGAIRAHAERIVRTVGRDKRPTNGNALWASNPLNLDELKYLDALSDPKDIYRLSSFTDQMFGNTSIASRVRIEDAYPVDPKQLKVEERNGVAIDRVFGSVAVGPFNYQVCTSGEFRTKIHLKNFSLAQLGLIGLVLRDLNEGWFGLGFAKSRGLGMVEVKLNSAVVQYPGCILENQQIRSLGGQQQWSHTSLLGAGVFLENQERERYGFPAADIQETPIAAESMPLGFGVQLNWQGDNQVQDLFIKAVRSWCRILEGAAA; via the coding sequence ATGCACAAACGATTTGTAAATCAATGCACAATTGATTTAACCCTAGTACCCTGCGGCCCAATTCTAATTAAATCTGGCAAAGAGGGTGCTGACCCCACTAAACCGGATATGGAATTTGTGGAAACATATCATGCAGGGGGACGCTCCATTTATTTGCCGGGAAGTTCTCTTAAAGGAGCCATTCGCGCCCATGCTGAGAGGATTGTAAGGACAGTGGGTAGAGATAAACGCCCTACCAATGGAAATGCTCTATGGGCAAGTAATCCTCTCAATCTAGATGAATTAAAATATCTTGACGCTCTTTCAGACCCAAAAGATATTTATCGACTCTCTTCCTTCACCGACCAAATGTTTGGTAATACTTCAATTGCCAGTCGGGTCAGAATTGAAGATGCCTATCCAGTTGACCCCAAGCAATTAAAGGTTGAAGAACGTAATGGGGTGGCGATTGACCGGGTGTTTGGTTCTGTCGCTGTGGGGCCGTTTAATTACCAAGTTTGCACATCTGGTGAATTCCGCACTAAAATTCACCTGAAAAACTTCTCTTTGGCTCAGTTGGGGTTAATTGGTTTAGTATTGCGAGACTTAAATGAGGGTTGGTTTGGTTTAGGCTTTGCCAAGTCTCGCGGTTTAGGGATGGTTGAGGTGAAACTTAACTCAGCAGTTGTTCAATATCCCGGCTGCATCTTAGAAAATCAACAAATTCGCAGTCTGGGAGGACAACAACAATGGTCTCACACCTCGCTGCTAGGGGCTGGAGTATTTCTGGAAAATCAGGAACGAGAACGCTACGGTTTTCCTGCTGCTGATATACAAGAAACTCCTATTGCTGCTGAATCAATGCCTCTCGGTTTTGGGGTACAGTTGAACTGGCAGGGAGATAACCAAGTACAGGATTTGTTTATCAAGGCAGTTCGCTCTTGGTGTCGAATATTGGAAGGAGCAGCGGCATGA
- a CDS encoding RAMP superfamily CRISPR-associated protein — MTNNRPQSPRPVSPSTRPTRPNSANAPTGLVAPKPYELVSLPTQSPEKAQPAGQERFKSDRISGKISLRLTVKTASFIASGVVAMGSDLSDKTRSIPLIKTSIEGNQKLLIPGSSFKGVVRSTYEAITRSCLCKVTRKYQSQIPSGYQECTINRQRNQLTVCPACQVFGAMDWQGLVHFTDAKCETTGFSTGFMPSLYRPRPDERKAYFNQQGKVAGRKFYYHAVKAVDKGQQQGIPVQQASKEYTFTTQLRFMNLTPAELGTLLIVLGQDPKNPIALKVGGGKPVGMGTMVVDVTEIKRINNKQEWRDRYCSYDSQPDSLTGKMLEQFIQTAIQAAHTQKLVQDKQLQELKQVLKWPTDREPPEGVY, encoded by the coding sequence ATGACGAACAATCGACCTCAATCCCCTCGACCTGTATCACCTTCCACTCGACCCACTCGACCGAACTCAGCTAATGCACCTACAGGACTCGTTGCTCCAAAACCCTACGAGTTAGTTTCCCTGCCCACCCAATCACCCGAAAAAGCTCAACCAGCAGGACAAGAACGGTTTAAAAGCGATCGCATATCTGGCAAAATCTCCCTGCGCTTAACCGTGAAAACTGCCTCCTTTATCGCGTCTGGGGTGGTGGCGATGGGTAGCGATTTGTCCGACAAAACTCGGAGTATTCCTTTAATTAAAACCTCAATCGAAGGCAATCAAAAGCTGCTGATTCCTGGAAGTTCTTTCAAGGGTGTCGTGCGCTCAACTTATGAGGCGATTACTCGTAGCTGTTTGTGTAAAGTCACTCGCAAGTATCAAAGCCAGATTCCCTCTGGCTATCAAGAATGCACAATTAATCGTCAAAGAAATCAGTTAACAGTCTGTCCAGCTTGTCAAGTTTTTGGGGCAATGGATTGGCAGGGACTGGTTCATTTTACGGATGCCAAGTGTGAAACAACTGGCTTTAGTACCGGATTTATGCCCTCACTCTATCGTCCTCGACCTGATGAAAGAAAGGCGTATTTTAATCAACAGGGGAAAGTCGCGGGACGCAAGTTTTATTACCATGCGGTTAAAGCAGTTGACAAAGGTCAGCAGCAAGGAATTCCGGTGCAGCAGGCAAGTAAAGAGTATACATTTACGACTCAACTGCGGTTTATGAATTTGACTCCTGCTGAGTTGGGAACCTTGTTGATTGTATTGGGGCAAGACCCGAAAAATCCCATTGCCCTTAAGGTTGGCGGGGGTAAGCCAGTTGGGATGGGGACGATGGTTGTGGATGTTACTGAAATTAAACGGATTAACAATAAGCAGGAGTGGCGCGATCGCTATTGCTCTTACGACTCCCAACCTGACTCCCTTACCGGGAAAATGTTAGAGCAGTTCATCCAAACTGCAATTCAAGCCGCACACACTCAGAAGCTGGTGCAAGATAAGCAGCTACAAGAGCTAAAACAAGTGCTGAAGTGGCCTACAGATCGGGAACCCCCAGAAGGAGTGTACTAA
- a CDS encoding putative CRISPR-associated protein: protein MTKTVICSVGISAARKVSGVRPSDLTNWVKQKPSVEDAAETLFSTFREFSPEGESLKNNLSAEIHSLVRIGITERDKIILLASSTEDGYCCAIAVKKYLEQYWKGVDVKVEKVKGLQVLDADIFRTTGVIEFVRHIIREVNNYGASNIILNPTGGYKALVPYTVLLGMLKGVKCDYIFEQSTTLLELPPLPVEFKRSQFEAYRSLFETIERETAITQAEWENSVPYAERSWFESLVEFSNGQVTLSAVGFLFLEEMRSPSALVPFLSQKAIRDCFDNLAKLDDCDPFRFLLRVATSKDAFQLSEHINVGNGLRWLKPGRTTDRYLVSVEGWRMLVWRAIREDQEGSNYASTVKVNPDTERRTYSPFMRMDFVD from the coding sequence GTGACTAAGACAGTTATATGTTCTGTAGGTATCAGCGCGGCAAGAAAAGTTTCAGGAGTTAGACCCTCTGATCTAACTAATTGGGTTAAACAGAAACCGAGTGTTGAAGATGCTGCTGAAACTTTATTTTCTACCTTCCGCGAATTCAGTCCAGAAGGAGAAAGTTTGAAAAATAATTTATCAGCAGAAATTCATTCTCTTGTTCGGATTGGCATTACTGAACGGGATAAAATAATTTTGTTGGCTTCCAGTACCGAGGATGGATATTGTTGCGCTATTGCAGTTAAAAAATATCTAGAGCAGTACTGGAAGGGTGTAGATGTTAAAGTAGAAAAAGTTAAAGGGTTGCAAGTTTTAGATGCTGATATTTTCCGTACAACAGGCGTTATTGAATTTGTACGACATATTATTAGGGAAGTGAATAACTATGGGGCAAGTAATATTATTTTGAACCCTACTGGAGGATATAAAGCACTGGTTCCTTACACGGTTCTATTGGGAATGTTAAAAGGAGTCAAGTGCGACTATATTTTTGAGCAGTCAACTACATTGCTCGAATTACCTCCACTTCCTGTAGAGTTTAAGCGCTCACAATTTGAAGCCTATAGAAGTTTATTTGAAACAATTGAGCGCGAGACAGCAATTACTCAAGCAGAATGGGAAAATAGCGTTCCTTATGCTGAAAGATCATGGTTTGAATCGCTAGTTGAGTTTTCCAACGGACAGGTGACTCTCTCTGCTGTAGGTTTCTTGTTCCTTGAGGAGATGCGTAGTCCTTCAGCTTTAGTTCCCTTTCTTTCTCAAAAGGCTATCAGAGATTGTTTCGATAATCTGGCAAAACTAGATGACTGTGACCCATTTCGCTTTCTGTTACGAGTTGCTACTTCCAAAGATGCTTTTCAGCTATCAGAACATATTAATGTTGGTAATGGATTGCGCTGGCTCAAACCTGGTAGAACGACTGATCGCTATTTAGTATCTGTGGAAGGTTGGCGTATGTTGGTGTGGAGAGCAATCCGTGAAGACCAGGAAGGCTCAAACTATGCAAGTACAGTTAAGGTTAATCCTGATACTGAACGACGAACGTATTCCCCTTTCATGCGAATGGATTTCGTGGATTAA
- a CDS encoding ParA family protein — protein MIVTVASFKGGVGKTTSALHLAAYFQDKAPTLLVDGDLNRSALDWASRGNLPFKVVDEKQAVKFAREYEHIIIDTPARPSPDELKIIASGCDLLVLPTSPDALALGATLQMVEALHCLKTNYKILLTLIPPHPNKTGEEAKNAIAKVELPMFSTGIRRLAVFQKAALEGVPVNQVKGDSYAGIAWRCYFEVGKEILP, from the coding sequence ATGATCGTCACAGTTGCCAGTTTCAAAGGGGGAGTGGGGAAAACCACCTCCGCGCTGCACCTAGCCGCATACTTTCAGGACAAAGCTCCCACACTGCTAGTAGACGGCGACCTCAACCGCAGTGCTTTAGACTGGGCGAGTCGCGGCAATCTTCCTTTTAAAGTCGTGGATGAAAAGCAAGCCGTGAAGTTTGCGCGTGAGTACGAACACATCATCATCGACACCCCGGCTAGACCATCACCGGATGAACTCAAAATTATTGCTTCTGGTTGTGACCTATTAGTACTGCCCACCAGCCCCGATGCTTTAGCCCTCGGTGCCACACTTCAGATGGTAGAGGCTCTTCATTGTCTCAAGACTAACTACAAAATTCTTTTGACTCTCATCCCTCCACACCCGAACAAGACCGGTGAAGAGGCCAAAAATGCGATCGCTAAAGTTGAACTGCCCATGTTCAGCACAGGTATTAGACGCCTTGCTGTGTTTCAAAAAGCGGCCTTAGAAGGTGTACCCGTCAATCAAGTCAAAGGCGACTCCTACGCGGGTATAGCTTGGCGTTGTTACTTTGAAGTGGGAAAAGAGATTCTGCCATGA
- the csx7 gene encoding type III CRISPR-associated RAMP protein Csx7 codes for MFEIFKNRLEIIGTLTTVTALRISAGRSTEPIGSDLPVIKDAFGRPLIPGASFKGALRSRLESFLRGIVGSDRSLVANPAIEEEWSITSTEMKSLKEQNTTDAALTAAIVQNTDLVSHLFGSPWIASKFQVRDLTVLPENWFGQYQERDGVAIDRDTETAADGKLYDYQVVPAGTQFEFKAVVENAQEWELGLLMIGLHQFETEQIPLGGGRSRGLGVVKLDINQMWWFDYPEDKPQELLDYLKRLVQGDKNHYLFTSEQLEAHKHDWTEALIHYLRQTLSQQSTLSTSSGGQDGFQ; via the coding sequence ATGTTTGAAATTTTCAAAAATCGATTAGAAATAATTGGAACCCTGACAACAGTTACAGCATTAAGAATTAGTGCAGGGCGTTCCACTGAACCCATTGGTTCGGATTTACCTGTAATTAAAGATGCGTTTGGTCGTCCGTTGATTCCGGGAGCGAGTTTTAAGGGGGCGTTGCGATCGCGTCTCGAAAGCTTCCTGCGTGGCATTGTCGGGAGCGATCGCTCTTTAGTCGCCAATCCTGCCATAGAAGAGGAGTGGTCAATTACCTCCACAGAGATGAAGTCATTGAAGGAGCAGAACACCACTGATGCAGCTCTGACAGCAGCAATTGTGCAAAACACCGACCTTGTTTCTCACCTTTTTGGCTCTCCCTGGATTGCTAGTAAATTCCAAGTCCGAGACTTAACCGTATTACCTGAAAATTGGTTTGGACAGTATCAAGAACGAGATGGGGTTGCTATTGATAGAGACACAGAAACAGCGGCGGATGGCAAACTTTATGACTACCAAGTTGTACCTGCTGGGACACAATTTGAGTTTAAAGCTGTTGTAGAAAATGCCCAAGAGTGGGAACTGGGCTTGTTGATGATTGGTTTGCACCAGTTTGAAACCGAGCAAATTCCGTTAGGAGGAGGACGTTCTCGTGGCTTAGGCGTTGTCAAACTAGATATTAACCAGATGTGGTGGTTTGACTATCCAGAGGATAAACCGCAAGAATTATTGGACTACTTGAAAAGGCTAGTTCAAGGAGATAAAAACCATTATCTGTTTACTTCAGAACAGTTAGAAGCACATAAGCATGATTGGACAGAGGCTCTCATCCATTATTTAAGGCAAACTCTTTCTCAGCAATCTACCTTATCAACGTCTTCAGGAGGTCAAGATGGCTTTCAGTAA
- a CDS encoding CRISPR-associated protein: MKQNRIVELITDPTKNFLSSFVVGTLLFTVISDGLSALFWETFGDWLQTQLGIEKAILQAAITTILILLILVVIYATNFPQWLKPLIAKFPIFGIKVPDDTNVVPLTTTFPGLITAMSLREDSPAQRVIEHHWNQGQKPHLKHCWLICTNQSLPYAQKMIKKLTDTGMTQTVEFHYGNYELEDLEHPGQKLNLLVPDDVVDDPNYIRRLVNCIYADAKHQGLEESQLIADYTGATKSMTVGIVLACTAPERQLQYISQITDPQMMQVKISYKLKPLEAG; this comes from the coding sequence ATGAAGCAGAATCGGATTGTCGAGCTGATCACAGACCCTACCAAAAATTTTCTGAGTTCATTTGTCGTTGGTACACTGCTATTCACAGTGATTTCTGATGGACTCTCTGCTTTGTTTTGGGAAACCTTTGGCGATTGGTTACAAACACAACTGGGTATTGAGAAAGCCATACTGCAAGCTGCAATCACCACAATCCTGATTCTCCTAATTTTGGTGGTTATCTATGCAACCAACTTTCCTCAATGGCTAAAACCTTTGATTGCGAAGTTTCCCATCTTCGGCATCAAAGTTCCTGATGACACTAACGTTGTCCCTCTCACAACAACATTTCCCGGACTGATTACAGCGATGAGTCTTAGAGAGGATTCTCCCGCCCAGCGAGTGATCGAGCATCACTGGAATCAAGGTCAAAAACCCCACTTGAAGCACTGCTGGCTGATTTGCACTAATCAGTCCTTGCCCTATGCCCAAAAAATGATCAAAAAACTGACGGATACAGGAATGACACAAACCGTCGAGTTTCACTACGGCAACTATGAGTTAGAAGACCTAGAGCATCCAGGGCAAAAGCTCAATCTGCTTGTGCCAGATGACGTGGTTGATGACCCCAACTATATCCGCAGGCTCGTGAACTGCATTTATGCCGATGCCAAGCACCAGGGATTAGAAGAATCTCAGCTAATTGCCGATTATACAGGTGCCACCAAATCAATGACAGTGGGCATTGTTCTTGCCTGTACTGCCCCGGAGCGGCAATTGCAATACATCAGCCAAATTACCGACCCACAAATGATGCAAGTCAAGATTTCCTACAAACTCAAGCCGCTCGAAGCAGGCTAA
- the cas2 gene encoding CRISPR-associated endonuclease Cas2, producing the protein MAFYLVCYDIVKDSRRNKVAHLLEGYGLRVQKSVFEVVLDEQQYEKLQKRLLKYLNQREDQLRFYPLSARNRSKVLVLGVQPEFAVDDAAFIV; encoded by the coding sequence ATGGCGTTTTATTTGGTTTGCTACGACATCGTCAAAGACAGTCGCCGCAATAAAGTAGCACATTTGTTGGAAGGTTACGGCTTGCGAGTCCAGAAGTCAGTGTTTGAAGTTGTACTGGATGAACAGCAGTATGAAAAGCTGCAAAAAAGGCTGCTGAAGTATCTCAATCAACGGGAAGACCAACTTAGATTTTATCCCCTATCAGCTCGGAATCGAAGTAAGGTCTTAGTGCTGGGAGTGCAGCCAGAATTTGCAGTAGATGATGCGGCATTTATTGTTTAG
- a CDS encoding ribbon-helix-helix domain-containing protein: protein MSVEKGGESGRPLKWGERKARTTFSLTPWAIDELDKIAKRFNLSKSELIEQLTRGRFVLIPKEGETAEVIKKPSGGTSPL from the coding sequence ATGTCAGTAGAAAAAGGCGGCGAATCGGGACGACCTCTTAAGTGGGGTGAGCGAAAGGCAAGAACAACTTTTTCCCTCACCCCTTGGGCGATCGATGAACTCGATAAGATAGCGAAGAGATTCAACCTGAGTAAGTCAGAGCTAATTGAGCAGCTCACTCGCGGTCGATTTGTACTCATTCCAAAGGAGGGTGAGACGGCAGAAGTAATAAAAAAGCCCTCAGGCGGCACATCGCCTCTTTAA
- a CDS encoding plasmid partition protein ParG yields the protein MTNKKDSTRFDALFGATKQKKQTREPTDSKPVRKSKSTDPDYVRTTVYLPKQLHKQLKAAAADEEREMSDIVKELVEQWLKSRSEHSDV from the coding sequence ATGACTAACAAAAAAGACAGTACTCGGTTTGATGCTCTATTTGGTGCAACCAAACAAAAAAAGCAGACAAGAGAGCCAACGGATTCCAAACCAGTGCGTAAGTCCAAAAGCACCGACCCTGATTATGTACGCACGACGGTTTACCTCCCCAAGCAACTGCACAAGCAACTTAAAGCGGCGGCGGCGGATGAGGAGCGGGAGATGAGCGACATCGTTAAAGAGTTGGTCGAGCAGTGGTTGAAGTCGAGAAGTGAACATTCAGATGTCTAA